The Myripristis murdjan chromosome 4, fMyrMur1.1, whole genome shotgun sequence region CATGTGGTGTTATTTTTAGCCATGTTGTAATCACTGAAATTACAATTACCGCTCTTCATGCATGATTACCACATTTAATGGTGCCAAAAGTTTCTGGAAATGTTACACTTCATTGAATAAAGTAGTACTTTTTaaataatagtgaaaaaaaattatttgtccGGAAGCGTGCAAATCAATgctctttgacttttttttttttttttttctctcgcaACCTTTTGAATTCCAGTGTCTCAGTGAGAATCCAGCTGCAGCCGTGTGTGTAGAGCAgcatagagtgtgtgtgtgtgtgtgtgtgtgtgtgtgtgtgtgtgtgtgtgtgtgtgtgtgtgtgtgcaaacatgaataataaatatgtgtgtgagcCCAGTTTCAAATTATCATGACGGTGCCCGGTGCGGTAATGCTCCGTCACAAGCAAGCCTCACCGTTATTTCACCGTGCTTATCTTTAAAACCTTGCATATATGATCAATAATACTATAAAATATTAATGACTGCGTTCACATGTATCAGGGAGCGCTTCATTTGCTCACCTCTTGCACAGGATGATCCACAACAGGTTTTGTTTATTAGACAGCTGTTTACAAACCATGATAATGAATACatataaatgcatttaaaaatgtatataaaggTGAAAACCCGCCTTTGCGGCCCGGTTTAGACCCGCAACTTGCTGTAAATTTCGCACCCCCTCCCGACTGGGGTACGCTGCTTGTTAAAACGAGCGCACCCATTGCCCAGATTGCACCGCATCACCGGGTCACTCCAGCGCTTCACTGAAATTAGCCCCGACGAGCATCCGCGGCGCTAAGAGACGCTGttgtatctgtatgtgttgCACATTTGGGTTTGACTGAGCAGGATTTTAAACGATGTCTGGAAGCGCAGGAGAGTGGTGTCTGATGGAAAGTGACCCCGGGGTTTTCACAGAGCTGATAAAAGGTTTTGGTGAGTGACTTCTTCCCCGGCCGAGCGTTAGCCGTCCATTCAGTGTAACGTGGCTATGCAGCGGCTAGCTAGCGGCTCGCAAGCTAACGGTGAGCTGTAATGGCAACACATAAATTTAAAACAACTGTGCGTGGATTAATGTGATCATACCGGAGGTTGTGCATTCGTGACGATTGTCCAAATAATGTATCCTGTCCAAGATTTGTACATCTAGCACAGTTTTAGCGATATTACATGGAGAAGCTAACGGGCTAGCATTACTCAGCGTCCAAAAAGCATAAGGGCGGGTGAAAACAAACCCTCATGAATGCTGACATATGATGTGCACCGCTTCACCGTGACATAACTACGTTATAACGAGTATAATAGTCACATAAGGCAGTTTAATAGTATTTACATCAACTGCTTTAATGGTTTAATTAGTGTGGCATGTTTTACTTGTCATTGCCAGGCTGCAAAGGAGCCCAGGTTGAGGAGATATGGAGCATGGAGCCAGAGAACTTCGACAACTTGAAGTAGGTTCATAGAAATTGCACCTGCATCTTTtggtaaccctaacccacaggtggggttttaatttaattcattttatccTCTTCCAGACCGGTTCATGGCTTGATTTTCCTGTTCAAGTGGCAGCCAGGTGAAGAGCCAGCTGGGTCGATTGTCCAGGATTCAAGGCTTGACAACATCTTCTTTGCAAAACAGGTGTGTTTAGCTTCATTGATAAAGCATCACGTTTATGATCTCTTCAAAGCATCTCCATGAAAAGTGGCACCATCTATTGACCTCTCAAGTACAAATGCAAATTTAAGTCAATGTATTAATTTAGCCCTGTAGACATGTCTTAAAGTTATCATATGTAGGTCGAACAAGGCGATGGAAGGGCAAGagagcagacacaaacacactacacataataataaaggtATATTTATCTGGTATACATATTCTACGTAGCCTAGTCTAACTTGAACCCCCCAGAGTTAGATCCTCTGCAGCCTACAAGGAAAAACTCTTGAGAAAACCTTATTAGGTTTTGGTAAACATAGTAGAAACTTGCTTTTGGCCCTGCCCCACTTGGATGGCTTAGCCTGCAATAAATGCTGAGacaaattttaaataaacaggAACATGGAAAAAGACAAGAGAACATAAGCAATGTACGATGGTTCTTATGTCCTTCATGGCCTGTTTGCTGTAATTTGTCATGGCTGTAGAGCAAAAGAACATAAAGAAGGTGGACAAATAAAAATCCTCCAAGTATAATTACCAACCAAGACTCCTTAGGACCCAAGTGTTGGCTTGGTAGGAAATCTGCTGTCACAAAATTGTCCCACCCAAATCTCATGATAGACAATATTAAACAATATTAAACTCTCTCGCCTTGGGGAAGGGggtctttatttctctctctttttttttttaatgtgtagtAGCCTTAGCCTATGAATAAATAACAGACTGAGAGGTTGATATGCTGTTCACTTCTTTACTTGTACTCTGTATACAACACTTAAGTAGAAAACCTAAATAGAAAAATAGGAATTATTCAATTCAAATAGAGTTTGATTGCAAAGTCCCCTTAGGTGAAATAAAGTATGGTGTCATGTCAGCACTGGACCACACATCTGTTGTTACTGAGATGAACTCTACACCACTGACCAAGCCCTCTCACCTCATTTGTAACTTTATTCTACATGTTGGGACGGCCATCATGGCCATTTTGGTGAAATATTTTAAGCTAGACAGCTCATTCTAGTGTTTCAGTCATTTCCctgaatgaactttttccactgtgttgttacaattggcctaATAGTTCGATGTctcttgtattatccaatgtatcaTATAGTCgcagaggacagataaagcaggagccagatgtactttctctatcttttAGTTAAGTCTGtggcattagatacacgcccagtcaacattcacacactagcatagcacattccagaaacaaggcatggacagtggttggcctgtccatgtccgggtaactggccaattattctcggttgcgtgtAAGTCCAACTtttgtacggggcaggcccagcccaagaagataaatgtgcatcatttcctaaTATCGAGGCTCATTCTGACAGAGATTTTGCGACAGCTCTGTCACCCTGAGACCAGCgctgaccataataaatatttcatctgaaaATTGAAGAttgtcaacaaaagaatcgggagctaacaatgTGAAGCAGCATCATGTCTTAGGCGAGATAGCAGGTCGCACCAGTGGTGCGTTCATTCCACCTTGCACTGTTTCTTCTATATTTCGCTGATTTGGCCAATGCATGGATAATTGTCGGCTGGTGGTGGTAGCTCCTTCCCCACCTGAAACCGAGTCAAGTCGAGCAAACTCTGCTGGGTGATGGACTCTGAGGTGAGGCTGCAAATTTGTGGCATTGCCTTGCTCGGTCATCACCTGCTTGCGACAAGGACGACATGTGgcttcatttaatttaaatccTTTGGCGAGCTCACATTCTTCTTTGAAACTAAGTCCTCCATGTCTGTATATTAAAGCGCCACATGCATGACTGCATGATGTTGCCACCATGTCAGTTCTGCGTGCTTTTTCTTTCATAGTAAAAGCTTGAAGATGCTGTAACGGCTGTTTAGTATTTGATATTGTGAAGAATATTGCAAATAATGGCAAATAGTGCTATATTAGATCATATCTAATATTGGCCCCAGTCTAGTAACAACACCACTGGCGTGAGATAGAGCTTACCAGTTGTTTCAACCATCATCATGGTTTATTTGCAGCCACACCAGAGCATCGTATATGGCAGTGATATACTGATGCTTGAAAATGCTCCATGTAGTTTTGTGTGTTATGTaagatgaaaacacattttgattgTTCATTGTTCAGTTTGGCTAATGTTTGTATCTtatatgtgtgttgttgttgttgtttttttttcaggtcatAAACAACGCTTGTGCCACCCAGGCGATAGTCAGCGTTCTGCTCAACTGTTCCCACTCCGACATGTTGCTGggagacacactgacagagttCAGGGAGTTTTCACACAGTTTTGATGCTGCTGTACGTTCACAATGTTTTTCAGATGAATCTTAAGAACTGTGATGTCTGTTACGCAGGAGCTGCAGTTAGTTGTGTGTGGTTTAGTTTTTGGTTTGGACAATATGCACTAGCTCAATTTTTTTGTAGCATCCTTTTGATTACCCGTCAAGCTTTCTCAACAGTATCATGTTTCTGCACTGGTGTATTTGCTATCTGAAAACCCTACATCTTCATATTTAAGATTAATGATACCTGCGCTGGTGTTGTTACTCAAAAAGCTGACTTATTATCCCTTAGTCCCTGGGATCGTAATTTGTTTCAGTACTTACATTAATTTTCTTCTACATCTCCAGCACTCAGTGTTGTATCCTCTGTTCCCCTCAGAAATTGTGATAACTCGCTGCGTCTCTCGCAGATGATCAGAGGAACCAAATAATACTGATTTCCAATCCTCATGTCgttcttttgtttgttaaacTCAAGAGTGTTTTCACCAagagaaacagatttttttttttttttgtcatttctcatcAAAGAGAGCGCTGTGGGAGAGAATGATTACTAATTATGATAAAAACAAACGGCAGAGGAAAGTTTTTGATAACTTCAATCTTGTATCTACAGGGATTGATAACAAAGCaacaactcatttttttttcattagtatTTATAATACTACTTAAATTGAAATTGTGACATGCCTGCTTGTTACCGGGAAAAGTAATAATACTGTTAAATCTGGTTCCATCCAGTACTGCATAACACCAGTGTATCTTTGGGGCAAGGGAATGACTTATATAGTCAACATCATAATCCTGcgtctccctccttttcttaGATGAAAGGTTTGGCTCTCAGCAACTCTGAAGTGATCCGACAAGTTCACAACAGCTTTGCCAGGTAAGCCTCTGCCCATATAATATCCAGCTGGGGAAGCTCTGTTTGATCGGCTTCTCCTTGTTATTTTTAGCCTCTCATTCTAACTTGGAGGAAAGTGATGGGCCTTTTTGTTGCTAATGTACCGGTTTGCTTTTGTGAAGCAGAAAATGCAGGCCTGTTGCACCAAGCGGCGTGTTCAGTTGCCATCCATCCAGAAAAAGCTTAAATGGGATTATAGGTGGCTTTCTACCATTTATTAGTGCACAATCTCTCATTTATTAACATATCAAATAAAGGTATtaaggcgtttttttttttttttttcttttttgaactGCACTGCTTGCTCAGTCACACCAGACTGAGAGGAAATTCCTCTACATTATGTGTATTATGTTTTAGCTATCGGTAGTGGATGATACATAATATAGTTGACtagaaattttttaaaataggaTTTTCTTGAGCTGCTGCCAGTCAGAGCAGCTCAAggtccctgtgtttgtgttgttagtAGATAAAATACTATTTGTTTGTGTGACGCgtggttatttttgattttttgtaaatgttataattatgtgtgttttgttgcagaCAGCAGATGTTTGAATTTGATGCAAAGTCTTCAGCAAAGGATGAGGACGCCTTTCACTTTGTGAGCTACGTCCCTGTAAACGGTAGACTATACGAGTTGGATGGACTCCGAGAGGGACCAATTGACCTCGGTAAGCAGAAACATGTCATTTGTATCATGACGTCTTTAGTGCTTTCAGGTAGCAGTGCCAAAACTACGAGTTATTAATGTTTCAGGTCGCGGTGTGCGAGACCCCGCCGTGCACTCTGATCAAGCTAATTTTCTCTCACCGAGCACGGCCCATTTCACTCAAAACTATGTGTTGTGATGATTTTGCACCAAAGGCTAGCAATTACAAGTGTGCACCTGCAGCATGATTCATTTAGCGCTTCCATCTCTAATtctcttatttgttttttttttttttttttgctccaggTGCATGCAACCAGGATGACTGGATCAACGCAGTTCGCCCAGTGATCGAGAAGAGAATACAGAAGTGAATATTTCTCTACATTGATTTTTAGTGTAACCAGCTGCTTTCTCTCACAGAGTTTGTGGAATTTCATGTCTGCAAAATCTCCTGCACACTCTTATTTTATGATGTTCATCACATTACTGTCAGACGTAGACACCGGTTATCTAGAGGGTGAAGCAGTTCTTCACACTTATGAGATTTTTTCAGAGGGGCTTATTCATCTGTCTTTTTTGATTCATAGCTTAGTTCTTTCATTACTTCCAGCTCTTACACTGCCACACTAATATTCTCTGTTTTggtactcattttttttttccacattcttGATTTCCTGTTACAGTACATTCCACCATAGTCACTGAActtatattttttctctccccagGTACAGTGAAGGAGAGATTCGATTCAACCTAATGGCCATCGTGTCGGACAGAAAGATGATATATGAGAGGAAAATCGCAGAGCTCCAGAGCCAGCTTACTGAGGTGAGCGGTAACGTAAGAGCCGGCTTCATTGCAGACATCAAAAAGAATGTCtcattctgttcttttctccCTGAGAGGATACATGTGAAATGCATCACTTGTCAGCGCTCAGAAATTATAGACCATGACTGTGCTCTGCCGCAGTTCAAAGACAGCGCCACGCCAGGGTCAGGACTGTGGATCTGTCTTCCTGCGCTCATTTGTGTCAGACATCATTGGTCTGCACTGGCTTTATACCCACACGAGCTGggacattgtagatacatataaacctctcctctcctcccaggaTGAGCCGATGGACACAGACCAGAGCAGCACCTTTATCAGCTCCATTCAGTCAGAGATCGCAAAGTACCAGCTCCTTATTGAAGAAGAAAACCAGAAACTTAAAAGATATAAGGTGGGTTTTCCTTTGCTGTTCTTTCTCATTGTTATTGTGgactttttcatttgcattgtgGCAAATGCAATGAAATGCATCATATAACTACAATGCATGCAGTTTTGaaaagtcctttgtcaggcatCATGTGCACATTAGAAATGTATATGCACAATCGCCTGAAAATTGCGCtcattaaattatattatggcatgttttataatatatttataaatctGGTGGCCATCCCACAGTACATTGAACTACAGGAGTTTTGTAGAGTCTTCATAAGAACCCAGTTTTGACTCACTTGTTGtgtttattgtctttttatAGATTGAAAACATTCGACGAAAGCACAACTACTTACCTTTCATTATGGAGCTACTGAAGACCCTGGCAGAGTACCAGCAGTTAATACCTCTGGTGGAGAAGGTGAACATTTCTGCAGTTTTTCCCAAACTTAGTTTGCTTTGATTGCATGAGTGTTGGATTTGGAAGCATTTCAGGAACACTgggacatttttaaattttagtttATCTCCCAGATGCTTGCCGTACACTGTCCTTTACTTTCAGCGTGAGACCTTGAACACACTAATAAGCAGTTTTTTAGGGACAGCAAAGGTCAAACACGGAAATGTTTTGCTCTGTGACATATTTTGCGAAGATAAATAGTCAGCTAGTATAATATTCCAAATGTCAGAGTGGTTCtgtaaagaaaatgatcacaatCCAGATAAAGAACAATACTTCTGAACATCTAGGTGATggaatatttgatatttgagaTGTATTCAGAAGCTCCCATTGCAGTGATCAGTGTTTCTGCTGTCCACTAGAGGGCAAACTTGTAATTTGTCTCACACTGGCATGTCTTACCTTTTCTAGGGATGTGACTTTTTGTGTTAAATCAATATTTAACTCATGAATTCTAAACTCAAATATGTGCCAGTATTCGGTGATTATATTTATACTGCAGCTGAGTCATTCACTGATTCCCAGATGAACGCTAGACACTAATGGAAATATCATGTTtctgggtctctctctctctctctgtctctctccctctcctctctctctccccccaggCAAAGGAAAAACAGAGTACCAAAAAAGCCCAGGAGGCCAAGTGACAACATACATTTCAACAGAGAAGTCTCTAATTACATACACATACCGTACAATCACATTCTCTCATCAGTAAGccacatacatccacacacacacacacacacacacacacacacacatgcagacagacacacagacacacacaagcagatgtATCAGCTGTCATTCATATAGATGGCCATGGACGGTCTGCAGCTCTTCCTCACCATAATATCCTGTGAACAACCCAGAATTACGAGCTGTGTGTGGAGCAGGGAGCCCGAActgtctggggaaaaaaaaatactccctCCATGTATGTCCGTCAGCTCTAATGCATGATAGAAGGAAAGATGTGTTCAAATTATGTTCTGTCTTATTTTCATAATAAAATGTCTAGATGTTTGAGCATGGTTTGGTTTGAGTTGGTTGGATTTTTGATGGATTCCAGACATGTTTAAAAACTTGCCGGTACCATATCACATATCACCTGCAGGGCTTGATATTAATACTAACCACCAGAGAAACACCATTCAGATTCAGTTGCTGTAAGTCTATCAGTCACACTAGCCACTTGAGCATGCAGCTCACCTTATAAGTCCAAAACAACTTTTTCTCCCAGATCATAAATCCTCAAGCGGCTGTGAttagtaaacaaaacaaagcaaaaaaaaaaaaaaaaaaaaaaaaaaaatgtggttcgTGGTTTGCTCACTTGTTTATGCTTTCATCATATCAGTTAATAACAAGCTTGTTTTCCAGAATATGTTTAACACCAACTGACTTAAGCTCATTTGACTCAGATGAACCCGAGTAATAGTCAGACTTGGTTGTAGATCTTTACCACCACCTGCTGGTGATAGAGAGGCATGACATGCTCCACCAGTCCTGCAGGTAAATGTTGGCAACAGTTAAatccatcataaaaaaaaaaaaaaaaaaagcctgttttaTAAATTTTTTTGTCCAAGGTGACCTGTTCCAATAATTAGGCTAGAGTATCTGTCTTGCAaaataaattgtagtaaatcTTATGACAGTTTCAGTATTTGCAACCATAGTGCTCACATCTCTGTTTTAGACCATCTGATTTGAGGGCACAGAGGCAAGTTGCCATGTCCATATAAGAGCATCAGTATAGGGCTGGAGTTTACAGTACCAGTAGAAGTTAAATGAGTAACGATTATTTTACGATAGTTTCCCGCTTGTAGTTTGTACTTTTATGTTTGTATTAATGTTATGGACATAATCAAGGAGTCTGTGTAATGGCCACTGTGATTCATCCCATAAATTAAGTAAAAGGTTGGTTTGTTGTATACAAGGAGACCATAGCTAACTTATGGCTCTTTGGCCTGAGCCGTGTGTGCGTTGGAAGGCTTGCTTGCGCTGTGTGACGCGACTACAGCCCTACAGTCAAAGTGGGACTTGGCCTTTTCTATTTTAGGCTCCACTGTTTACTTACGCACGTTAAGTACTGCTTGGATCTGGATCCACTGCTCTGTTGCCAAGTTCCATCGTGGCAACAAATGAAAACTCACAGGTTTTACTACCAGGCCAGAGTAACTTGAAAAGTTACTCTGTCTGCTGTTTGTCATATCAGAAACCAGGCCACGTGCACGGACAAACAAAACTCTTGCTTATAGTGGCAGAGTTCCAGCTTTCAAGTGTACCTTTGTTGCTATTTTAACCAGGTTACCATACATGCCTCATCATCAAAACAGTCACTGTTGCACTGTATCCTTCTTGTTGGGCTGAGCTCACACAGCTGAAATCATGCTGAAACAGGCAGATAGTGTCTTTCCCTGACCTGTAGTTCTCATTTCGCTTTCCCCTGATGCAAACGTGGATTGCCTCAGGAATACTAAGTGA contains the following coding sequences:
- the uchl5 gene encoding ubiquitin carboxyl-terminal hydrolase isozyme L5; its protein translation is MSGSAGEWCLMESDPGVFTELIKGFGCKGAQVEEIWSMEPENFDNLKPVHGLIFLFKWQPGEEPAGSIVQDSRLDNIFFAKQVINNACATQAIVSVLLNCSHSDMLLGDTLTEFREFSHSFDAAMKGLALSNSEVIRQVHNSFARQQMFEFDAKSSAKDEDAFHFVSYVPVNGRLYELDGLREGPIDLGACNQDDWINAVRPVIEKRIQKYSEGEIRFNLMAIVSDRKMIYERKIAELQSQLTEDEPMDTDQSSTFISSIQSEIAKYQLLIEEENQKLKRYKIENIRRKHNYLPFIMELLKTLAEYQQLIPLVEKAKEKQSTKKAQEAK